Proteins from a genomic interval of Thamnophis elegans isolate rThaEle1 chromosome 2, rThaEle1.pri, whole genome shotgun sequence:
- the ARL8B gene encoding ADP-ribosylation factor-like protein 8B, with protein MLALLSRLLDWFRSLFWKEEMELTLVGLQYSGKTTFVNVIASGQFSEDMIPTVGFNMRKVTKGNVTIKIWDIGGQPRFRSMWERYCRGVNAIVYMVDAADREKIEASRNELHNLLDKPQLQGIPVLVLGNKRDLANALDEKQLIEKMNLAAIQDREICCYSISCKEKDNIDITLQWLIQHSKSRRS; from the exons ATGCTGGCCTTGTTGTCTCGGCTGCTGGACTGGTTCCGGTCCCTCTTctggaaggaagagatggagcTGACGCTGGTCGGGCTGCAGTACTCGGGCAAGACCACCTTCGTCAACGTCATCGCG TCAGGCCAGTTCAGTGAAGACATGATTCCTACAGTGGGCTTCAACATGCGGAAAGTTACCAAGGGTAATGTCACAATAAAG ATTTGGGATATAGGAGGACAGCCACGATTCCGAAGTATGTGGGAACGCTACTGCAGAGGAGTTAATGCTATTgt ctatATGGTAGATGCTGCAGATCGTGAAAAAATAGAAGCTTCTAGAAATGAGTTGCACAATCTTCTAGACAAACCACAGCTACAAGGAATTCCT GTTCTAGTACTTGGAAACAAAAGAGACCTTGCTAATGCACTGGATGAGAAGCAGCTTATTGAAAAAAT GAACCTGGCTGCTATTCAAGACAGAGAAATCTGCTGCTACTCCATTTCCTGCAAAGAAAAGGACAATATAG atATCACACTTCAGTGGCTTATTCAGCACTCAAAGTCTCGAAGAAGCTGA